In Acidobacteriota bacterium, one genomic interval encodes:
- a CDS encoding sigma-70 family RNA polymerase sigma factor gives MLTSAIRYQAMNITPQAWQGMLADLMDGIARREQAALSAFYEQTHRQVFGLLLTLLPERATAETVLAEVYKQVWQQTGQAEPAPLSQRTCPLTWLLLLARKLGLERLRALPRPTAMPTPLSVNPPANPSAESGQTAACSENSVVAERRQRVRQALLHLPVEQRRALELACFAGLTYTEIASQLGRAPAEIKSQLAAGMRTLKAHLQP, from the coding sequence ATGCTGACCAGTGCCATTCGCTACCAGGCAATGAACATCACTCCGCAAGCGTGGCAGGGCATGCTCGCGGACTTAATGGACGGAATAGCGCGCCGTGAACAGGCGGCGCTATCCGCATTTTACGAGCAAACGCATCGCCAGGTGTTCGGCCTGTTGCTCACTCTGCTGCCGGAACGCGCCACGGCTGAAACCGTGCTGGCGGAAGTTTATAAACAGGTCTGGCAACAAACCGGACAAGCCGAACCTGCGCCGCTTTCCCAGCGAACCTGCCCGCTCACTTGGTTGCTGCTATTGGCGCGCAAGCTGGGGTTGGAACGCTTGCGCGCACTGCCACGACCAACCGCCATGCCAACTCCGCTTTCTGTAAATCCGCCCGCAAATCCGTCCGCCGAATCTGGGCAGACGGCAGCGTGCTCCGAAAATAGCGTGGTCGCCGAGCGGCGTCAGCGCGTGCGCCAAGCCCTGCTGCATTTGCCTGTCGAACAACGCCGCGCATTGGAATTGGCCTGCTTTGCAGGGCTGACTTATACCGAAATCGCCAGCCAATTGGGCCGCGCGCCCGCCGAAATCAAAAGCCAACTCGCCGCCGGTATGCGCACCCTCAAAGCACATTTGCAGCCGTAA
- a CDS encoding helix-turn-helix domain-containing protein — protein sequence MNRTRRIEITVERRRLVWPNATPPAPVFCPSCPAPVVLLTPEEAAALAGVSVRAVYRWVETGQMHYLETSDNQLFVCPSSFPPLIEASLKGATL from the coding sequence ATGAACCGAACCCGGCGGATTGAAATTACGGTCGAGCGCAGACGCCTGGTATGGCCAAACGCCACGCCGCCCGCGCCCGTTTTTTGTCCAAGCTGCCCGGCCCCGGTGGTGCTGCTCACCCCGGAAGAAGCCGCCGCGTTGGCCGGTGTCAGCGTGCGCGCGGTCTATCGTTGGGTCGAAACCGGTCAGATGCATTATCTGGAAACGAGCGACAACCAACTGTTCGTCTGTCCGTCTTCGTTTCCACCTTTAATTGAAGCAAGCTTGAAAGGAGCAACTTTATGA